Proteins encoded within one genomic window of Equus caballus isolate H_3958 breed thoroughbred chromosome 20, TB-T2T, whole genome shotgun sequence:
- the MDC1 gene encoding mediator of DNA damage checkpoint protein 1 isoform X33: MPDCSVALPFPSISKQHAVIEILAWGKAPILRDSGSLNGTQILRPPKVLSPGVSHRLRDQELILFADLLCQYHRLDAPLPFVSRGPLTVEETPKVQGGTHPRGLLLAEDSEEEVDPLSERHVVKEPRTTSSSLATVVPESDEEGPSPAPGGPGPPFAFNLDSDTDEEESQQPATGEAFSAAMTDATVETEPPKAITTEIQLEKDQCSVEERDNATKVKRDARNEVVPVGVILERTQPAEEDSDTDVDDESRPPGRPAEVHLESAQPSGFMDSDTDVEEEGIPTTPAVVPMKKRQVFHGDDAKSPGAPGLANLQESPAGSDTDVEEGEALLTVPLERSQASMVIDSNTDDEEEVSAALTLARLKESRTLTWHRDTDVEEDKAQPVVLLEQSQTSARRDSDTDVEEEGPPVEKRGTVPKDCTDKAHSEKSQPPLGDSDIEMEEDKSSPAVHLERSEASATVDVNTQVKEEVLPGPAVTPLEKHQVPVAWTNQTDVEADRGPAKLPMVCLEEAQPPPVGDCEITSLNASAVTDVRKSQFPTGGDAGTEWAVAVLEQERAPEAGAQGGSPVALVEQGLLPVSRENLTDLVVDTGTPGEPTQPRREGAQTPKEGKREPRMDGTKDSADARDVLKAEKSTIKVPAYSVSDSEDLDLQATQCFVEKEGQSLEAVQSTEDEPTQAFLLSPPQEPGPSRCSFQAEGALDELWEVLATQPYCPRESEASETQPIAAHLEAHGSCPSPPRATPGEQHPESPVHAEPLGIQGRGMQTVEKDMDHLNCKMPPAEKASRGDQESPEACLPPAVTEASAPLQNPLMSQSQKHPTPQPLPSLELPIPRARQNGSQGAPEIPPSELEPLHPKPKVRPRGSSRMLPSPVSSIAPESHPTTPTDQPVSPEPTSRATRSRTYRSSEMTPAPVVPTAPELQSSTSKDQPVTAKLTSRATRGRTHRSSVKSPEPVVPTAPELQPSTSKDQPVTPEPTSRGRTHRSSVKAPEQVVPTAPELQPSTSKDQSVIPTPTSRATRGRTHRSSVKTPEPVVPTAPEFQPPTPTDQPVTLELISRATRGRTHRASVKTPEPVVPTAPELQPPTSKDQSGILTPTSRATRGRTHRFSVKSPEPIVPIAPELQPSTPTDQSVASEPTSGTTQGRTHRSSVKTPELVVPTGPEFQPSTSINQLVTPKPTSQPRTHRSSVKTPEPIVPTTSELQPSTPTDQPVTPKPTSRATRGRKHRSVNTSEPIVPTAPELQPSTPTDKPVTRKPTSRATRGRTHRSSVKTPEPIVPTAPELQPSTPTDKPVTCKPTSRATRGRKHRSSVKTPKPIVPTASQLQPSTPTDQSVTPESTTQDIRGRKHRSSVKTPQPMEPTAPGHEPPSHTDQPVTPEAIAPASQSRTLRTSIISAVPVPTTPEFRSPVPTDQPIPPETIPQANCSRRPRATRKQGSPTAPIVHEPCSAPPEPNSRNQRRRAVRAAESLTTIPEPAFAQLPEAPTHAPHIEKVEAAGTSGFTPEPQRKASQSHKRPLATLDLPPLQKRLQRGKVSQKTAFLQEEEDDPTERPGKKEVVVMPGPGKRKRDQAEEEGILSRSLRRTKPNQESTAPKVLFTGVVDVRGERAVLALGGSLASSVAEASHLVTDRIRRTVKFLCALGRGIPILSLDWLHQSRKAGCFLPPDEYVVTDPEQEENFGFSLRDALSRARERRLLEGYEIHVTPGVQPPPLQMGEIISCCGGTVLPSMPRSYKPQRVVITCSQDFPRCAIPSRVGLPILSPEFLLTGVLKQEAKPEAFVLSALEMSST; the protein is encoded by the exons ATGCCTGATTGCTCTGTGGCCCTGCCCTTTCCATCCATCTCCAAACAACATGCAGTGATTGAAATCCTGGCCTGGGGCAAGGCACCTATCCTCCGGGATTCTGGGAGCCTCAATGGGACTCAAATCCTGAGGCCTCCTAAGGTCCTGAGCCCTGGGGTGAGTCATCGTCTGAGAGACCAGGAGTTAATTCTCTTTGCTGACTTGCTCTGCCAGTACCATCGCCTGGATGCCCCCCTGCCCTTTGTCTCTCGGGGCCCTCTAACTGTAGAGGAGACACCCAAGGTACAGGGAGGAACTCATCCCCGGGGGCTCCTGTTGGCTGAGGACTCAGAGGAGGAAGTAG ATCCTCTTTCTGAAAGGCATGTGGTGAAAGAACCAAGGACCACATCTTCTTCTTTGGCAACAGTAGTTCCAGAGAG TGATGAAGAGGGGCCTTCCCCTGCCCCAGGTGGCCCTGGGCCACCTTTTGCCTTCAACTTGGACAGTGACACAGATGAGGAAGAAAGTCAGCAACCAGCAACAGGGGAGGCCTTCTCAGCTGCCATGACAGATGCCACTGTAGAGACAGAACCGCCTAAAGCCATCACAACTGAAATCCAGCTTGAAAAGGATCAGTGTTCAGTGGAGGAAAGGGACAATGCCACAAAAGTCAAGAGGGATGCAAGGAATGAAGTGGTTCCAGTTGGAGTGATTCTGGAGAGGACCCAACCTGCTGAGGAGGACAGTGACACAGATGTGGATGATGAGAGCAGGCCTCCAGGAAGGCCAGCCGAAGTCCATTTGGAAAGTGCCCAGCCTTCTGGCTTCATGGACAGTGATACTGATGTGGAAGAAGAGGGGATCCCCACGACCCCAGCTGTAGTTCCTATGAAGAAGAGGCAAGTCTTCCATGGAGATGATGCAAAGAGTCCTGGGGCACCTGGCTTGGCGAATCTGCAGGAGAGCCCAGCTGGTAGTGATACAGATGTGGAGGAGGGCGAGGCCCTACTAACGGTCCCTCTGGAGAGAAGCCAAGCCTCCATGGTGATCGATAGCAATACAGATGATGAGGAAGAAGTCTCAGCAGCACTCACTTTGGCACGTCTGAAAGAGAGCCGAACCCTTACCTGGCACAGAGATACAGATGTGGAAGAGGACAAGGCCCAACCTGTGGTCCTTCTGGAGCAAAGCCAAACCTCCGCCAGGAGAGACAGTGACAcagatgtggaggaggaggggccccCAGTGGAAAAGAGAGGCACTGTCCCCAAGGATTGCACAGACAAAGCACATTCAGAAAAGAGCCAGCCTCCTCTTGGGGACAGTGATATAGAGATGGAGGAAGATAAGAGCTCACCTGCAGTCCACCTGGAGAGAAGTGAAGCCTCTGCCACAGTGGACGTCAACACACAAGTGAAGGAGGAAGTCCTACCAGGGCCAGCTGTTACACCTCTGGAGAAGCATCAGGTGCCTGTGGCGTGGACAAATCAAACAGATGTGGAAGCAGACAGGGGCCCAGCAAAGCTGCCTATGGTGTGTCTAGAGGAAGCCCAGCCTCCTCCAGTTGGGGACTGTGAGATCACATCCTTAAATGCCTCAGCAGTGACAGATGTAAGAAAGAGCCAGTTTCCCACAGGAGGGGATGCTGGGACGGAATGGGCTGTGGCTGTTCTTGAGCAGGAGAGAGCTCCTGAGGCGGGGGCCCAGGGTGGGTCACCTGTGGCACTAGTGGAGCAGGGCCTTCTCCCTGTCTCAAGGGAAAACCTAACAGATCTGGTGGTGGACACAGGCACTCCAGGGGAACCCACCCAGCCACGGAGAGAGGGAGCCCAGACCcccaaagaagggaagagagaaccACGTATGGATGGGACCAAGGACTCTGCAGATGCCCGTGATG ttctaaaggctgagaagtccacgaTCAAGGTGCCAGCgtattcagtgtctg ATTCTGAAGATCTAGACCTACAGGCTACCCAGTGCTTTGTGGAGAAAGAGGGTCAGAGCCTGGAAG CAGTCCAGAGCACGGAGGATGAACCTACCCAGGCCTTCCTGTTAAGTCCACCCCAAGAGCCTGGCCCTTCCCGTTGCAGCTTCCAGGCCGAAG GTGCCCTGGATGAGCTGTGGGAGGTCTTGGCTACACAGCCATACTGTCCAAGAGAATCTGAGGCCTCTGAGACCCAGCCCATTGCCGCCCACCTTGAGGCCCATGGATCTTGCCCCTCACCACCTAGGGCAACACCAGGAGAACAACATCCAGAGAGCCCAGTTCATGCAGAGCCACTGGGGATTCAAGGAAGAGGGATGCAGACTGTGGAGAAAGACATGG ACCACTTGAATTGCAAGATGCCACCTGCTGAGAAGGCTTCTAGG GGTGATCAGGAATCCCCAGAGGCGTGTCTGCCTCCTGCAGTGACTGAAGCCTCAGCCCCACTCCAAAACCCCCTCATGTCTCAGAGCCAAAAACATCCTACACCTCAGCCTCTGCCTTCCTTAGAGCTGCCCATTCCCAGGGCCAGGCAAAATGGGAGTCAGGGAGCCCCAGAGATTCCTCCCTCAGAGCTGGAGCCTCTGCATCCAAAACCCAAAGTCAGGCCCCGGGGGTCCTCCAGGATGTTACCCTCTCCAGTGTCTTCTATAGCCCCTGAGTCCCACCCTACCACCCCCACAGACCAGCCTGTCAGCCCTGAGCCCACATCTCGGGCCACTCGGAGCAGAACATACAGGTCTTCTGAAATGACCCCTGCACCAGTTGTCCCCACAGCACCTGAGCTGCAATCTTCCACCTCCAAAGACCAGCCTGTCACCGCTAAGCTCACATCTCGGGCCACTCGGGGAAGGACACATAGGTCCTCTGTCAAGTCCCCTGAACCAGTTGTCCCCACAGCCCCTGAGCTCCAGCCTTCCACCTCTAAAGACCAGCCTGTCACTCCTGAGCCCACATCTCGGGGCAGGACACATAGATCTTCTGTCAAGGCCCCTGAGCAAGTTGTCCCTACAGCTCCTGAGCTGCAACCTTCCACCTCCAAAGACCAGTCTGTCATCCCCACACCCACATCCCGGGCCACTCGGGGCAGGACACATAGGTCCTCTGTCAAGACCCCTGAACCAGTTGTCCCCACAGCCCCTGAGTTCCAGCCTCCTACCCCCACAGACCAACCTGTCACTCTTGAGCTCATATCTCGGGCCACTCGGGGCAGAACACACAGAGCCTCTGTGAAGACTCCTGAACCAGTTGTCCccacagctcctgagctgcagcctcCCACCTCCAAAGACCAGTCTGGCATCTTAACACCCACATCTCGGGCCACTCGGGGCAGAACACATAGGTTCTCTGTCAAGTCCCCTGAACCAATTGTCCCCATAGCCCCTGAGCTTCAGCCTTCTACCCCCACAGACCAATCTGTCGCTAGTGAGCCCACATCTGGCACCACTCAGGGCAGGACACATAGGTCTTCTGTCAAGACCCCTGAACTAGTTGTACCCACAGGTCCTGAGTTCCAGCCTTCCACTTCCATAAACCAACTTGTCACCCCCAAACCCACATCTCAGCCAAGGACACATAGGTCTTCTGTCAAGACCCCCGAACCAATTGTTCCCACAACCTCAGAGCTCCAGCCTTCCACCCCCACAGACCAACCTGTCACCCCCAAACCCACATCCCGGGCCACTCGGGGCAGAAAACATAGGTCTGTCAACACCTCTGAACCGATTGTCCCCACAGCCCCTGAGCTCCAGCCTTCCACCCCCACAGACAAACCTGTCACCCGCAAGCCCACATCTCGGGCCACTCGGGGCAGAACACATAGGTCTTCTGTCAAGACACCCGAACCAATTGTCCCCACAGCCCCTGAGCTCCAGCCTTCTACCCCCACAGACAAACCTGTCACCTGCAAACCCACATCTCGGGCCACTCGGGGCAGAAAACATAGGTCTTCTGTCAAGACCCCCAAACCAATTGTCCCCACAGCCTCACAGCTCCAGCCTTCCACCCCGACAGACCAATCTGTTACCCCTGAGTCCACAACTCAGGACATTCGGGGCAGAAAACATAGGTCCTCTGTCAAGACTCCCCAACCAATGGAACCCACAGCCCCTGGCCATGAACCTCCCAGCCATACAGACCAGCCTGTCACCCCTGAAGCCATAGCTCCGGCTAGTCAGAGCAGGACACTAAGGACTTCTATAATAAGTGCTGTGCCAGTTCCTACCACCCCTGAATTCCGGTCTCCTGTCCCCACAGACCAGCCTATTCCCCCTGAGACCATCCCTCAAGCCAATTGCAGCAGGAGGCCAAGGGCCACTAGGAAGCAGGGGTCCCCCACAGCTCCCATTGTCCATGAACCCTGCTCTGCACCCCCTGAACCTAACTCGAGGAACCAAAGACGAAGAGCAGTGAGAGCAGCTGAGTCCCTTACAACCATTCCTGAGCCTGCCTTTGCCCAGCTTCCTGAGGCGCCCACTCATGCTCCCCACATCGAAAAGGTAGAGGCAGCAGGTACATCTGGGTTCACCCCAGAGCCCCAGCGTAAGGCCTCTCAAAGCCACAAGAGGCCTTTAGCTACCCTGGATTTACCCCCACTTCAAAAACGGCTCCAAAGAGGGAAAGTCTCCCAGAAGACAGCGTTCctccaggaagaggaagatgatCCCACAGAGAGACCAGGGAAGAAAGAG GTTGTAGTGATGCCAGgaccaggcaagagaaagagagaccaagCAGAAGAAGAGGGAATACTGAGCCGCAGCCTCCGAAGAACCAAACCTAATCAAGAGTCCACAGCCCCcaaa GTGCTCTTCACAGGAGTGGTGGATGTTCGAGGAGAGCGGGCAGTACTGGCCCTGGGGGGAAGTCTGGCCAGCTCAGTGGCAGAGGCTTCCCACCTGGTGACTGATCGAATCCGCCGGACGGTCAAGTTCCTGTGTGCCCTGGGGCGGGGGATCCCCATCCTCTCCCTGGACTGGCTGCACCAG TCCCGCAAAGCTGGTTGCTTCTTGCCACCGGATGAATACGTGGTGACCGATCCTGAGCAGGAAGAGAACTTTGGCTTCAGCCTTCGGGATGCTCTGAGCCGAGCTCGGGAGCGAAGGCTGCTGGAG GGCTATGAGATTCATGTGACCCCTGGAGTCCAGCCACCTCCACTTCAGATGGGAGAGATCATCAGCTGCTGTGGAGGCACTGTCCTACCCAGCATGCCCCGGTCCTATAAG CCTCAGAGAGTTGTGATCACATGCTCCCAGGACTTCCCCCGATGCGCCATTCCATCTCGGGTCGGGCTGCCCATCCTCTCACCTGAGTTCCTGCTGACAGGAGTGCTGAAGCAGGAAGCCAAGCCAGAGGCCTTCGTCCTCTCCGCTTTGGAAATGTCATCCACCTGA
- the MDC1 gene encoding mediator of DNA damage checkpoint protein 1 isoform X23 — translation MDQKKYHRLDAPLPFVSRGPLTVEETPKVQGGTHPRGLLLAEDSEEEVDPLSERHVVKEPRTTSSSLATVVPESDEEGPSPAPGGPGPPFAFNLDSDTDEEESQQPATGEAFSAAMTDATVETEPPKAITTEIQLEKDQCSVEERDNATKVKRDARNEVVPVGVILERTQPAEEDSDTDVDDESRPPGRPAEVHLESAQPSGFMDSDTDVEEEGIPTTPAVVPMKKRQVFHGDDAKSPGAPGLANLQESPAGSDTDVEEGEALLTVPLERSQASMVIDSNTDDEEEVSAALTLARLKESRTLTWHRDTDVEEDKAQPVVLLEQSQTSARRDSDTDVEEEGPPVEKRGTVPKDCTDKAHSEKSQPPLGDSDIEMEEDKSSPAVHLERSEASATVDVNTQVKEEVLPGPAVTPLEKHQVPVAWTNQTDVEADRGPAKLPMVCLEEAQPPPVGDCEITSLNASAVTDVRKSQFPTGGDAGTEWAVAVLEQERAPEAGAQGGSPVALVEQGLLPVSRENLTDLVVDTGTPGEPTQPRREGAQTPKEGKREPRMDGTKDSADARDVLKAEKSTIKVPAYSVSDSEDLDLQATQCFVEKEGQSLEAVQSTEDEPTQAFLLSPPQEPGPSRCSFQAEGALDELWEVLATQPYCPRESEASETQPIAAHLEAHGSCPSPPRATPGEQHPESPVHAEPLGIQGRGMQTVEKDMGTPGETADRVNPERGPLERATKKPPPEGERKDVMGEEELTWGLRDSQQKQVLARDTQRQESDKKVTSASPESGMESLKVEIETAREIQEKEREKQTLAREIFEREAEKLVPGRVCEVGGLEVKVSKVIQERGPEAGEPERGTQDQEGQASSPTPEPRVGAGGLQALASAVVASGSQSGGGRGVPVSPRRQERDHLNCKMPPAEKASRGDQESPEACLPPAVTEASAPLQNPLMSQSQKHPTPQPLPSLELPIPRARQNGSQGAPEIPPSELEPLHPKPKVRPRGSSRMLPSPVSSIAPESHPTTPTDQPVSPEPTSRATRSRTYRSSEMTPAPVVPTAPELQSSTSKDQPVTAKLTSRATRGRTHRSSVKSPEPVVPTAPELQPSTSKDQPVTPEPTSRGRTHRSSVKAPEQVVPTAPELQPSTSKDQSVIPTPTSRATRGRTHRSSVKTPEPVVPTAPEFQPPTPTDQPVTLELISRATRGRTHRASVKTPEPVVPTAPELQPPTSKDQSGILTPTSRATRGRTHRFSVKSPEPIVPIAPELQPSTPTDQSVASEPTSGTTQGRTHRSSVKTPELVVPTGPEFQPSTSINQLVTPKPTSQPRTHRSSVKTPEPIVPTTSELQPSTPTDQPVTPKPTSRATRGRKHRSVNTSEPIVPTAPELQPSTPTDKPVTRKPTSRATRGRTHRSSVKTPEPIVPTAPELQPSTPTDKPVTCKPTSRATRGRKHRSSVKTPKPIVPTASQLQPSTPTDQSVTPESTTQDIRGRKHRSSVKTPQPMEPTAPGHEPPSHTDQPVTPEAIAPASQSRTLRTSIISAVPVPTTPEFRSPVPTDQPIPPETIPQANCSRRPRATRKQGSPTAPIVHEPCSAPPEPNSRNQRRRAVRAAESLTTIPEPAFAQLPEAPTHAPHIEKVEAAGTSGFTPEPQRKASQSHKRPLATLDLPPLQKRLQRGKVSQKTAFLQEEEDDPTERPGKKEVVVMPGPGKRKRDQAEEEGILSRSLRRTKPNQESTAPKVLFTGVVDVRGERAVLALGGSLASSVAEASHLVTDRIRRTVKFLCALGRGIPILSLDWLHQSRKAGCFLPPDEYVVTDPEQEENFGFSLRDALSRARERRLLEGYEIHVTPGVQPPPLQMGEIISCCGGTVLPSMPRSYKPQRVVITCSQDFPRCAIPSRVGLPILSPEFLLTGVLKQEAKPEAFVLSALEMSST, via the exons ATGGACCAGAAAAAG TACCATCGCCTGGATGCCCCCCTGCCCTTTGTCTCTCGGGGCCCTCTAACTGTAGAGGAGACACCCAAGGTACAGGGAGGAACTCATCCCCGGGGGCTCCTGTTGGCTGAGGACTCAGAGGAGGAAGTAG ATCCTCTTTCTGAAAGGCATGTGGTGAAAGAACCAAGGACCACATCTTCTTCTTTGGCAACAGTAGTTCCAGAGAG TGATGAAGAGGGGCCTTCCCCTGCCCCAGGTGGCCCTGGGCCACCTTTTGCCTTCAACTTGGACAGTGACACAGATGAGGAAGAAAGTCAGCAACCAGCAACAGGGGAGGCCTTCTCAGCTGCCATGACAGATGCCACTGTAGAGACAGAACCGCCTAAAGCCATCACAACTGAAATCCAGCTTGAAAAGGATCAGTGTTCAGTGGAGGAAAGGGACAATGCCACAAAAGTCAAGAGGGATGCAAGGAATGAAGTGGTTCCAGTTGGAGTGATTCTGGAGAGGACCCAACCTGCTGAGGAGGACAGTGACACAGATGTGGATGATGAGAGCAGGCCTCCAGGAAGGCCAGCCGAAGTCCATTTGGAAAGTGCCCAGCCTTCTGGCTTCATGGACAGTGATACTGATGTGGAAGAAGAGGGGATCCCCACGACCCCAGCTGTAGTTCCTATGAAGAAGAGGCAAGTCTTCCATGGAGATGATGCAAAGAGTCCTGGGGCACCTGGCTTGGCGAATCTGCAGGAGAGCCCAGCTGGTAGTGATACAGATGTGGAGGAGGGCGAGGCCCTACTAACGGTCCCTCTGGAGAGAAGCCAAGCCTCCATGGTGATCGATAGCAATACAGATGATGAGGAAGAAGTCTCAGCAGCACTCACTTTGGCACGTCTGAAAGAGAGCCGAACCCTTACCTGGCACAGAGATACAGATGTGGAAGAGGACAAGGCCCAACCTGTGGTCCTTCTGGAGCAAAGCCAAACCTCCGCCAGGAGAGACAGTGACAcagatgtggaggaggaggggccccCAGTGGAAAAGAGAGGCACTGTCCCCAAGGATTGCACAGACAAAGCACATTCAGAAAAGAGCCAGCCTCCTCTTGGGGACAGTGATATAGAGATGGAGGAAGATAAGAGCTCACCTGCAGTCCACCTGGAGAGAAGTGAAGCCTCTGCCACAGTGGACGTCAACACACAAGTGAAGGAGGAAGTCCTACCAGGGCCAGCTGTTACACCTCTGGAGAAGCATCAGGTGCCTGTGGCGTGGACAAATCAAACAGATGTGGAAGCAGACAGGGGCCCAGCAAAGCTGCCTATGGTGTGTCTAGAGGAAGCCCAGCCTCCTCCAGTTGGGGACTGTGAGATCACATCCTTAAATGCCTCAGCAGTGACAGATGTAAGAAAGAGCCAGTTTCCCACAGGAGGGGATGCTGGGACGGAATGGGCTGTGGCTGTTCTTGAGCAGGAGAGAGCTCCTGAGGCGGGGGCCCAGGGTGGGTCACCTGTGGCACTAGTGGAGCAGGGCCTTCTCCCTGTCTCAAGGGAAAACCTAACAGATCTGGTGGTGGACACAGGCACTCCAGGGGAACCCACCCAGCCACGGAGAGAGGGAGCCCAGACCcccaaagaagggaagagagaaccACGTATGGATGGGACCAAGGACTCTGCAGATGCCCGTGATG ttctaaaggctgagaagtccacgaTCAAGGTGCCAGCgtattcagtgtctg ATTCTGAAGATCTAGACCTACAGGCTACCCAGTGCTTTGTGGAGAAAGAGGGTCAGAGCCTGGAAG CAGTCCAGAGCACGGAGGATGAACCTACCCAGGCCTTCCTGTTAAGTCCACCCCAAGAGCCTGGCCCTTCCCGTTGCAGCTTCCAGGCCGAAG GTGCCCTGGATGAGCTGTGGGAGGTCTTGGCTACACAGCCATACTGTCCAAGAGAATCTGAGGCCTCTGAGACCCAGCCCATTGCCGCCCACCTTGAGGCCCATGGATCTTGCCCCTCACCACCTAGGGCAACACCAGGAGAACAACATCCAGAGAGCCCAGTTCATGCAGAGCCACTGGGGATTCAAGGAAGAGGGATGCAGACTGTGGAGAAAGACATGGGTACACCAGGAGAAACAGCAGACAGGGTGAACCCTGAGAGAGGACCATTGGAGAGGGCAACCAAGAAACCGCcaccagaaggagagagaaaagatgtgATGGGAGAGGAAGAATTAACTTGGGGGCTACGGGACAGTCAACAAAAACAGGTGTTAGCTAGAGACACTCAGAGACAAGAGTCTGACAAAAAGGTGACAAGTGCAAGTCCCGAAAGTGGTATGGAGAGTTTGAAGGTAGAAATTGAGACAGCCAGGGAAatacaagagaaagagagagaaaagcagactCTTGcaagagaaatatttgaaagagaagcagagaaattaGTACCAGGGAGAGTGTGTGAGGTAGGTGGGTTAGAGGTCAAGGTATCCAAAGTGATACAGGagagaggccctgaggcaggggagCCAGAGAGAGGGACCCAGGACCAGGAAGGGCAGGCCTCCAGTCCAACACCAGAGCctcgggtgggggctgggggccttCAGGCACTCGCTTCAGCTGTGGTAGCTTCTGGGAGCCAATCAGGTGGAGGAAGGGGCGTCCCAGTGAgtcccaggaggcaggagagag ACCACTTGAATTGCAAGATGCCACCTGCTGAGAAGGCTTCTAGG GGTGATCAGGAATCCCCAGAGGCGTGTCTGCCTCCTGCAGTGACTGAAGCCTCAGCCCCACTCCAAAACCCCCTCATGTCTCAGAGCCAAAAACATCCTACACCTCAGCCTCTGCCTTCCTTAGAGCTGCCCATTCCCAGGGCCAGGCAAAATGGGAGTCAGGGAGCCCCAGAGATTCCTCCCTCAGAGCTGGAGCCTCTGCATCCAAAACCCAAAGTCAGGCCCCGGGGGTCCTCCAGGATGTTACCCTCTCCAGTGTCTTCTATAGCCCCTGAGTCCCACCCTACCACCCCCACAGACCAGCCTGTCAGCCCTGAGCCCACATCTCGGGCCACTCGGAGCAGAACATACAGGTCTTCTGAAATGACCCCTGCACCAGTTGTCCCCACAGCACCTGAGCTGCAATCTTCCACCTCCAAAGACCAGCCTGTCACCGCTAAGCTCACATCTCGGGCCACTCGGGGAAGGACACATAGGTCCTCTGTCAAGTCCCCTGAACCAGTTGTCCCCACAGCCCCTGAGCTCCAGCCTTCCACCTCTAAAGACCAGCCTGTCACTCCTGAGCCCACATCTCGGGGCAGGACACATAGATCTTCTGTCAAGGCCCCTGAGCAAGTTGTCCCTACAGCTCCTGAGCTGCAACCTTCCACCTCCAAAGACCAGTCTGTCATCCCCACACCCACATCCCGGGCCACTCGGGGCAGGACACATAGGTCCTCTGTCAAGACCCCTGAACCAGTTGTCCCCACAGCCCCTGAGTTCCAGCCTCCTACCCCCACAGACCAACCTGTCACTCTTGAGCTCATATCTCGGGCCACTCGGGGCAGAACACACAGAGCCTCTGTGAAGACTCCTGAACCAGTTGTCCccacagctcctgagctgcagcctcCCACCTCCAAAGACCAGTCTGGCATCTTAACACCCACATCTCGGGCCACTCGGGGCAGAACACATAGGTTCTCTGTCAAGTCCCCTGAACCAATTGTCCCCATAGCCCCTGAGCTTCAGCCTTCTACCCCCACAGACCAATCTGTCGCTAGTGAGCCCACATCTGGCACCACTCAGGGCAGGACACATAGGTCTTCTGTCAAGACCCCTGAACTAGTTGTACCCACAGGTCCTGAGTTCCAGCCTTCCACTTCCATAAACCAACTTGTCACCCCCAAACCCACATCTCAGCCAAGGACACATAGGTCTTCTGTCAAGACCCCCGAACCAATTGTTCCCACAACCTCAGAGCTCCAGCCTTCCACCCCCACAGACCAACCTGTCACCCCCAAACCCACATCCCGGGCCACTCGGGGCAGAAAACATAGGTCTGTCAACACCTCTGAACCGATTGTCCCCACAGCCCCTGAGCTCCAGCCTTCCACCCCCACAGACAAACCTGTCACCCGCAAGCCCACATCTCGGGCCACTCGGGGCAGAACACATAGGTCTTCTGTCAAGACACCCGAACCAATTGTCCCCACAGCCCCTGAGCTCCAGCCTTCTACCCCCACAGACAAACCTGTCACCTGCAAACCCACATCTCGGGCCACTCGGGGCAGAAAACATAGGTCTTCTGTCAAGACCCCCAAACCAATTGTCCCCACAGCCTCACAGCTCCAGCCTTCCACCCCGACAGACCAATCTGTTACCCCTGAGTCCACAACTCAGGACATTCGGGGCAGAAAACATAGGTCCTCTGTCAAGACTCCCCAACCAATGGAACCCACAGCCCCTGGCCATGAACCTCCCAGCCATACAGACCAGCCTGTCACCCCTGAAGCCATAGCTCCGGCTAGTCAGAGCAGGACACTAAGGACTTCTATAATAAGTGCTGTGCCAGTTCCTACCACCCCTGAATTCCGGTCTCCTGTCCCCACAGACCAGCCTATTCCCCCTGAGACCATCCCTCAAGCCAATTGCAGCAGGAGGCCAAGGGCCACTAGGAAGCAGGGGTCCCCCACAGCTCCCATTGTCCATGAACCCTGCTCTGCACCCCCTGAACCTAACTCGAGGAACCAAAGACGAAGAGCAGTGAGAGCAGCTGAGTCCCTTACAACCATTCCTGAGCCTGCCTTTGCCCAGCTTCCTGAGGCGCCCACTCATGCTCCCCACATCGAAAAGGTAGAGGCAGCAGGTACATCTGGGTTCACCCCAGAGCCCCAGCGTAAGGCCTCTCAAAGCCACAAGAGGCCTTTAGCTACCCTGGATTTACCCCCACTTCAAAAACGGCTCCAAAGAGGGAAAGTCTCCCAGAAGACAGCGTTCctccaggaagaggaagatgatCCCACAGAGAGACCAGGGAAGAAAGAG GTTGTAGTGATGCCAGgaccaggcaagagaaagagagaccaagCAGAAGAAGAGGGAATACTGAGCCGCAGCCTCCGAAGAACCAAACCTAATCAAGAGTCCACAGCCCCcaaa GTGCTCTTCACAGGAGTGGTGGATGTTCGAGGAGAGCGGGCAGTACTGGCCCTGGGGGGAAGTCTGGCCAGCTCAGTGGCAGAGGCTTCCCACCTGGTGACTGATCGAATCCGCCGGACGGTCAAGTTCCTGTGTGCCCTGGGGCGGGGGATCCCCATCCTCTCCCTGGACTGGCTGCACCAG TCCCGCAAAGCTGGTTGCTTCTTGCCACCGGATGAATACGTGGTGACCGATCCTGAGCAGGAAGAGAACTTTGGCTTCAGCCTTCGGGATGCTCTGAGCCGAGCTCGGGAGCGAAGGCTGCTGGAG GGCTATGAGATTCATGTGACCCCTGGAGTCCAGCCACCTCCACTTCAGATGGGAGAGATCATCAGCTGCTGTGGAGGCACTGTCCTACCCAGCATGCCCCGGTCCTATAAG CCTCAGAGAGTTGTGATCACATGCTCCCAGGACTTCCCCCGATGCGCCATTCCATCTCGGGTCGGGCTGCCCATCCTCTCACCTGAGTTCCTGCTGACAGGAGTGCTGAAGCAGGAAGCCAAGCCAGAGGCCTTCGTCCTCTCCGCTTTGGAAATGTCATCCACCTGA